One Bifidobacterium crudilactis genomic region harbors:
- a CDS encoding ketopantoate reductase family protein: protein MKYAVIGAGGMGVQYGVLLQEFAGKDVDFIDTWQENVEQIRAQHGVYVSQDEQDRHLVPIHIYYPEEYDGDPDVWIIFLKQMQLDEVLKRCSGLFRSHQYVFSAMNGYGHFEKIAQYVDPSHIFGGTALIGAEVYGPGDMNFTGGADAKAMNMCAYREENSDKDSAEVEQEIFRDFTAATLNPTIVNNFMGMCMAKIVFNSVLNTLCTMYQIRFGEFMRHPGARWMTEQLVDEAYTAAEQAGLTLLGTRESEVETICHTAGIAHPLHYPSMYQDLTKGRPTEVDYINGYIAKIGREHGYECRLHEFATQELHLAELAFGIHHPEFARTAQASAQAQAARN, encoded by the coding sequence ATGAAATACGCGGTTATAGGTGCCGGTGGCATGGGCGTGCAATACGGGGTGCTGCTTCAGGAATTCGCAGGCAAGGATGTGGATTTCATAGACACATGGCAGGAGAACGTGGAGCAGATACGCGCTCAGCATGGTGTGTATGTATCCCAGGACGAGCAGGACCGCCATCTCGTTCCTATCCATATCTACTACCCGGAGGAATACGACGGCGACCCTGATGTGTGGATTATCTTCCTCAAGCAGATGCAGCTCGACGAGGTGCTTAAGCGTTGCTCGGGACTCTTCCGCAGCCACCAATACGTGTTCTCCGCAATGAACGGGTACGGGCATTTCGAGAAGATTGCCCAATACGTGGACCCCTCGCATATCTTCGGGGGAACGGCATTGATCGGCGCCGAAGTGTACGGTCCCGGCGACATGAATTTCACCGGGGGTGCCGATGCTAAAGCCATGAATATGTGCGCCTACCGCGAGGAGAACTCCGACAAGGACTCTGCCGAGGTGGAGCAGGAGATTTTCCGTGACTTCACCGCGGCGACGTTGAATCCGACCATCGTCAATAACTTCATGGGCATGTGCATGGCGAAAATCGTCTTCAACTCGGTGTTGAACACATTGTGCACGATGTACCAGATTCGTTTCGGCGAGTTCATGCGGCACCCGGGGGCGCGATGGATGACCGAGCAGCTTGTCGATGAAGCATACACCGCGGCGGAACAGGCCGGGTTGACCCTGTTGGGTACCCGGGAATCCGAGGTGGAGACCATCTGCCATACCGCCGGAATCGCACATCCGCTGCACTACCCGTCGATGTATCAGGACCTCACCAAAGGCCGTCCGACGGAAGTCGACTACATCAACGGATACATCGCGAAGATAGGTCGTGAACACGGGTATGAATGCCGCCTGCACGAGTTTGCAACGCAAGAGCTGCACCTGGCGGAGCTGGCCTTCGGCATCCATCACCCCGAGTTCGCCCGGACGGCACAGGCGTCGGCACAGGCACAGGCAGCAAGGAATTAA
- a CDS encoding lactate/malate family dehydrogenase: protein MVTSSLTDTVSGHRPVSVGIVGLGHVGPHVANSLILQGIADELLLCDTNEDKLAAEVQDLNDSTVFAPHRVVVRNCHADYERLAACDVIVNSSGQVTLSAISRTGELFKAIDDVRSYVGRIAEAGFTGFWVNVANPCDVVTREIHRLSGLPASHVMGTGTVLDSARLRTVISLRTGLAPESIQAYMIGEHGNTQIAAWSSISIAGTLLSTLKSRKPYDLDAAEVESTAREGGYVSYHGKQCTEYAIGNAATRIVRAIVHDEHVVLSASVQLNGEYGETGLYISVPCVIDANGAGDIFELKLSAAESEGFKASCSTVKSNYAKLAPMPVEAARKTPVVIPRHRGDDRFE, encoded by the coding sequence ATGGTTACTTCATCATTGACGGATACGGTATCCGGTCATCGACCGGTGTCCGTAGGCATCGTCGGACTCGGACATGTCGGACCGCATGTGGCCAACAGTCTGATTCTGCAAGGTATCGCCGATGAACTGCTTCTATGCGACACCAACGAGGACAAACTCGCGGCCGAAGTGCAGGACCTCAATGATTCCACGGTGTTCGCTCCGCACCGTGTGGTGGTCCGCAACTGTCATGCAGACTATGAGCGGCTTGCTGCATGCGATGTCATCGTGAATTCCAGCGGGCAGGTGACGCTTTCGGCAATCAGCAGAACAGGTGAATTGTTCAAGGCCATCGACGACGTGCGCTCATATGTCGGCAGAATCGCGGAGGCGGGCTTCACCGGATTCTGGGTGAACGTCGCGAACCCCTGCGATGTGGTGACCCGTGAGATTCACAGGCTTTCAGGGCTCCCGGCAAGTCATGTGATGGGCACGGGAACGGTTCTCGACTCGGCAAGGCTCAGAACCGTGATTTCATTGCGTACCGGCCTCGCACCCGAGTCGATACAGGCGTACATGATCGGAGAGCATGGCAACACCCAGATCGCCGCATGGTCGTCCATCAGCATCGCCGGAACGTTGCTCAGCACTCTCAAGTCCCGAAAACCCTACGACCTCGACGCCGCAGAGGTTGAATCGACGGCACGCGAAGGAGGATATGTCTCCTATCACGGCAAACAGTGCACCGAGTATGCCATAGGCAATGCAGCCACGCGCATCGTCCGGGCGATCGTGCACGACGAGCACGTGGTGCTCTCCGCCTCAGTGCAGCTCAATGGCGAATATGGTGAGACCGGGCTATACATCTCCGTCCCTTGCGTGATAGACGCGAACGGTGCAGGGGATATTTTCGAACTGAAGCTCAGCGCCGCCGAAAGCGAAGGATTCAAAGCATCCTGCAGTACGGTGAAGAGCAACTACGCCAAGCTCGCGCCCATGCCGGTCGAGGCCGCAAGGAAGACCCCGGTCGTTATCCCTCGGCATCGCGGGGACGACCGTTTCGAGTAA
- a CDS encoding MetQ/NlpA family ABC transporter substrate-binding protein: MKKKILAGALAIITALSLAACGGSGSSAEKHDYVVGVASDQQKEIWEYVGDQVKKEGITIDVKLFSGYTEENPALVDGSLDLNSFQHVAYLNNFNKENNADLVPIGYTLISPFGLYSDKIKDYNDLKDGDTVAIPNDVTNGGRALQLLDAIGVIKLKSDAPDSPTTKDIDSYVKKITIKELQADQIAAALPDVTAATINTNYVTDQLHTTPKDSAIYIDTDHIDKVNDIYKNVIAVRKEDKDKADFKKIVKAYQTDAVAELIKKTNDIPAW, encoded by the coding sequence ATGAAGAAGAAGATACTGGCCGGAGCGCTCGCGATTATCACGGCACTGAGCCTTGCGGCATGCGGCGGCAGCGGTTCGTCCGCCGAAAAACACGACTATGTGGTGGGCGTGGCGAGCGACCAGCAGAAGGAAATCTGGGAGTACGTCGGCGACCAGGTCAAGAAGGAAGGCATCACCATAGATGTGAAGCTGTTCTCGGGTTACACCGAGGAAAACCCCGCTCTGGTCGATGGCAGTCTGGATTTGAACAGTTTCCAGCATGTGGCCTATCTCAATAACTTCAACAAGGAGAACAACGCCGATCTGGTGCCCATCGGCTACACGCTGATTTCGCCATTCGGTCTCTACTCGGACAAGATCAAGGACTACAACGACCTCAAGGACGGGGATACCGTCGCTATCCCCAACGATGTGACCAACGGAGGCCGTGCGCTGCAGTTGCTCGACGCGATTGGCGTAATCAAACTCAAGTCCGATGCTCCTGATTCTCCGACCACCAAGGATATTGACAGCTACGTCAAGAAAATCACCATCAAGGAGCTGCAGGCGGATCAGATTGCCGCGGCATTGCCGGATGTGACCGCCGCCACGATCAATACCAATTACGTTACGGACCAGTTGCACACCACGCCGAAGGATTCGGCCATCTATATCGATACCGATCACATTGACAAGGTGAACGACATCTACAAGAACGTCATCGCTGTTCGCAAAGAGGACAAGGATAAGGCGGACTTCAAGAAGATCGTCAAGGCGTACCAGACCGATGCGGTGGCTGAACTGATTAAGAAGACGAACGATATTCCTGCCTGGTGA
- a CDS encoding methionine ABC transporter ATP-binding protein, whose protein sequence is MIELQDILVSFEQKSQPVVAVDHVSLSVPEGSIYGIVGFSGAGKSTLVRVINLLQRPNEGSVVVDGVDLLSLPTRKLREARKNIGMIFQHFNLMESRTVFDNVAFALKGSGLGKQERRKKIEHLLDLVGILGKQDSYPHQLSGGQKQRVAIARALANDPKILLCDEATSALDPKTTLAVLKLLKEINHRLGITIVLITHEMQVVKEICDTVAVMDRGRIIERGGVAEIFSNPQKTLTADFIRTATHIEQAEQTIMEYAKGRDVYELKFSGERASEPVIVELYKRFGLTANVLYGNVEYLQNTPLGTMLVSFDGTDRIAEAKEFLRGEGISMQQVNTGERES, encoded by the coding sequence GTGATAGAGCTACAAGACATTCTGGTGTCCTTCGAACAGAAGAGCCAGCCTGTGGTTGCCGTAGACCATGTCTCTTTGAGTGTGCCGGAAGGTTCGATCTATGGCATCGTCGGGTTTTCGGGAGCGGGCAAGTCGACCCTGGTGAGAGTCATCAACCTGCTGCAGCGGCCCAATGAGGGTTCCGTGGTGGTCGATGGTGTGGATCTGCTGAGCCTGCCCACCAGGAAGCTGCGCGAGGCTCGCAAGAACATCGGTATGATCTTCCAGCACTTCAACCTGATGGAATCGCGCACGGTGTTCGACAATGTGGCCTTCGCACTCAAGGGCAGTGGATTGGGCAAGCAGGAACGTCGCAAGAAGATCGAGCATCTGCTTGACCTGGTGGGCATCCTGGGCAAACAGGATTCCTATCCCCACCAGCTGTCCGGCGGGCAGAAGCAGCGTGTCGCCATCGCCCGAGCCCTGGCCAATGACCCGAAGATACTGCTGTGCGACGAGGCTACAAGCGCCTTGGACCCTAAAACGACGCTTGCGGTGCTGAAACTGCTCAAGGAGATCAACCATCGCCTCGGCATCACCATCGTGCTCATCACCCATGAGATGCAGGTCGTCAAGGAGATTTGCGACACCGTTGCGGTAATGGACCGCGGACGCATCATCGAACGCGGTGGCGTGGCGGAGATTTTCAGCAATCCCCAAAAGACCTTGACGGCGGATTTCATACGAACCGCCACTCACATCGAGCAGGCCGAGCAGACCATCATGGAATATGCGAAGGGTCGGGACGTGTACGAACTGAAGTTCTCCGGCGAACGGGCGTCCGAACCGGTCATCGTGGAGCTGTACAAACGTTTCGGACTGACGGCCAATGTGCTGTACGGCAATGTCGAGTATCTGCAGAACACTCCGTTGGGAACGATGCTGGTGAGCTTCGACGGCACGGATCGCATTGCGGAAGCCAAGGAATTTCTGCGTGGTGAGGGCATCTCCATGCAGCAAGTGAATACGGGGGAGCGTGAATCATGA
- a CDS encoding methionine ABC transporter permease, whose amino-acid sequence MIEHLLPYASQMGDDFVQATIETVIMTAVAMVIAGVIGLLLGIVLLITGEHGLRPNKVIYWTLDQIVNIGRSIPFIILLAIIMPFTRFLVGTSIGTTAVTVPIVVGTIPFFARQVQNALLEVDPGVVEAAKAMGTSDVGIIYRVYLREGLVSLIRAASFTVINLIGLTAMAGIVGGGGLGATALQQGYQRGRTDVTFVSMVLILIIVFITQIIGNIAVRIAAHGRS is encoded by the coding sequence ATGATCGAACATCTACTGCCATACGCGAGTCAGATGGGTGACGATTTCGTACAGGCTACGATAGAAACCGTCATCATGACCGCGGTGGCCATGGTTATCGCGGGTGTGATCGGCTTGCTGCTCGGTATCGTGCTGCTCATCACCGGGGAGCATGGTCTGCGGCCCAACAAGGTCATCTATTGGACGCTGGATCAGATCGTCAATATCGGCCGTTCCATACCCTTCATCATCCTGCTGGCGATTATCATGCCTTTCACCCGTTTTCTCGTCGGTACCAGCATCGGTACTACGGCTGTGACCGTGCCCATCGTGGTCGGTACCATCCCCTTCTTCGCCCGACAGGTGCAGAATGCCCTGCTTGAAGTCGATCCGGGTGTCGTCGAGGCCGCGAAGGCCATGGGAACCAGCGATGTGGGAATCATCTACAGGGTGTATCTGCGTGAGGGGCTGGTGTCGCTCATCAGAGCCGCAAGCTTCACCGTCATCAATCTCATCGGTCTTACTGCCATGGCGGGAATCGTAGGTGGTGGCGGCCTTGGTGCCACGGCCTTGCAGCAGGGATATCAGCGTGGTCGTACCGACGTCACCTTCGTATCCATGGTGCTGATCCTGATCATCGTGTTCATCACGCAGATTATCGGCAACATCGCCGTTCGCATCGCGGCACACGGTCGGAGCTGA
- a CDS encoding DNA-deoxyinosine glycosylase encodes MGKRIHVEHGFGPVWDTESRVLLLGSMPSPKSREAGFYYMHPRNRFWPVLEAVFAESEKPDFTVGSSALASATAAERADFAVRHHLALWDVLESCDIIGASDSSIRNPVPTDLSTILTHAPIRRIFTTGGTAAALFRRYSEPALIAAGIEITMTRLPSTSPANAAMHLPELIESYHVIAEGIE; translated from the coding sequence ATGGGCAAACGCATACACGTCGAACACGGGTTCGGGCCGGTGTGGGACACGGAATCCCGAGTGCTGCTGTTGGGTTCGATGCCCAGTCCCAAATCACGCGAAGCCGGGTTCTATTACATGCATCCGCGGAACCGCTTCTGGCCGGTTCTGGAAGCGGTATTCGCCGAATCCGAAAAACCGGACTTCACCGTAGGCTCATCCGCACTGGCCTCCGCCACCGCCGCCGAACGCGCCGACTTCGCTGTACGGCATCATCTGGCCCTGTGGGATGTGCTGGAGTCCTGCGACATTATCGGGGCCAGCGATTCGAGTATCCGCAACCCGGTACCCACTGACTTGAGCACGATACTCACTCATGCCCCCATCCGCCGTATCTTCACCACGGGAGGCACGGCAGCCGCATTGTTCCGCAGATACTCCGAGCCCGCACTGATTGCCGCAGGCATCGAAATCACGATGACGCGGCTCCCCTCGACCAGTCCGGCGAACGCCGCCATGCATCTGCCGGAACTCATCGAAAGCTACCACGTCATCGCCGAGGGCATCGAATAG
- a CDS encoding ATP-binding protein yields MQNDDYTATMTELIELMRIIGNDTQLCEVKESKRKLSSSITDTLSAFSNGSGGYIILGLSEKAGFTPVEGFNARSMQEALSQACEKMTPVVRPMIMTCPFEGSNLVFAQIDEMLPRDKPCFVTALGAYGGSFIRTGDGDRRMTGYEVERLMEEHAQPSYDAEMVADAGIDDLNPALVHGLLERQRESHPHVFAGHSDAEMLRELRILVRDSTESEDAEDIDPSFSQLRPTLGALLALGRYPQQFYPRLNVTIAVFPGTSRADVFAQGGHLVTAESLTGPIPVMIDDAVESLMTWTAGPADDDPSGSSVRPPDYPRSVLREAIANALMHRDYSPNARGTQVRVNVFTNRIEVINPGGLFGTVTHTTLGNPVSPSTRNQFLVAMLEATPYPDGGYVIDNGGSGYQQIAATLRAQGMEPADIDHTVDSFTLTINRRRAFDDVADRNYAQRIVALLERRPSASVRDIMFELRLSPIAVATGLRALLNKGLVESVNEQPRPQKQYRLLR; encoded by the coding sequence ATGCAGAACGACGATTACACCGCGACGATGACCGAACTGATCGAACTCATGCGCATCATCGGCAATGACACGCAGCTGTGCGAAGTCAAGGAAAGCAAGCGCAAGCTTTCTAGCAGCATCACAGACACGCTTTCCGCATTCTCCAACGGCTCCGGCGGATACATCATTCTCGGTCTCTCCGAAAAAGCCGGCTTCACGCCTGTCGAGGGCTTCAACGCTCGTTCGATGCAGGAGGCCTTGAGCCAGGCTTGCGAGAAGATGACGCCGGTGGTTCGTCCGATGATCATGACCTGCCCCTTTGAAGGCAGCAATCTGGTATTCGCGCAGATCGACGAGATGCTGCCACGTGACAAACCGTGCTTCGTCACGGCACTCGGCGCATACGGCGGGTCGTTCATACGCACAGGCGACGGTGACCGAAGAATGACCGGATATGAAGTCGAACGACTGATGGAGGAGCATGCACAGCCTTCATACGATGCCGAAATGGTCGCCGATGCGGGCATAGACGATTTGAATCCCGCACTGGTCCACGGCCTGCTTGAACGGCAGCGCGAGTCCCATCCGCATGTCTTCGCCGGTCACAGCGATGCCGAGATGCTGCGCGAGCTGAGGATTCTGGTACGGGACAGCACCGAATCCGAAGACGCTGAGGATATAGACCCTTCCTTCTCGCAACTGAGGCCGACCCTCGGTGCGCTGTTGGCATTGGGCCGATACCCCCAGCAGTTCTACCCCAGACTCAATGTGACCATCGCCGTGTTTCCCGGAACGAGCCGTGCGGACGTATTCGCCCAAGGTGGTCATCTGGTGACCGCGGAAAGCCTCACCGGTCCGATTCCTGTGATGATCGATGATGCCGTTGAGTCCCTGATGACGTGGACGGCCGGACCAGCGGATGATGACCCCAGCGGCTCGAGTGTGCGCCCACCGGATTACCCACGGTCGGTACTGCGTGAGGCCATCGCCAATGCCCTGATGCACCGGGATTATTCTCCGAATGCGCGGGGAACGCAAGTGCGTGTGAACGTGTTCACCAATCGCATCGAGGTCATCAATCCCGGTGGCCTATTCGGGACGGTGACGCACACCACGCTCGGCAATCCGGTAAGCCCATCTACCAGAAACCAGTTCCTGGTCGCGATGTTGGAGGCCACCCCTTACCCCGACGGTGGGTACGTGATCGACAACGGGGGCTCGGGATACCAACAGATTGCGGCGACTCTCAGAGCGCAGGGCATGGAGCCCGCAGACATCGATCACACCGTCGACAGCTTCACACTGACCATCAACCGCCGCAGGGCCTTCGACGATGTGGCGGACAGGAACTACGCCCAGCGCATCGTCGCACTGCTCGAGCGACGACCGTCGGCAAGCGTCAGAGACATCATGTTCGAATTGCGACTCTCGCCCATCGCCGTGGCCACCGGGCTGCGGGCGCTGCTGAACAAGGGTCTGGTGGAATCCGTCAACGAACAACCCCGTCCACAGAAGCAATATCGGCTGCTGCGTTGA
- a CDS encoding YihY/virulence factor BrkB family protein, producing MGSIREKIDRAVTWWKGSLPGRVLERYGNHNGSILAGGLAFGLLFAFFAGVWTLFSAFGLFFSNNTAFRDGLIEALGRIVPGLIGGSGDGIISQSTLNGISTTFTITGVITFVTFFWKIISWLGSLRNAVQTVVETDDDDANAVKSKGLDALAVLLVAILFVLTGVATGISGGAMRMILNLLGISSGFWGFSALVDLAGFAVTFVLNVFLFLVLLRMVSQIDARKPVIITSLVGAVALSFIQMLGARLITGASSNPLLAPFAAIIGVLLWFNLIAQVLMYAAALLGELLPAGNSADNGKSDAKHDGSAAKTSARHDGAAHGPSPESLAIASGKTGD from the coding sequence ATGGGATCAATACGAGAGAAGATTGATAGGGCCGTCACGTGGTGGAAGGGCTCGTTGCCGGGGCGTGTGCTCGAGCGGTACGGCAACCACAACGGTTCTATTCTGGCCGGTGGGTTGGCTTTCGGACTGTTGTTCGCCTTTTTCGCCGGTGTATGGACCCTGTTCAGCGCCTTCGGCCTGTTCTTTTCCAATAACACCGCTTTCCGGGATGGTCTTATCGAAGCGCTCGGTCGCATCGTGCCAGGGCTTATTGGTGGTTCGGGTGACGGCATCATCTCGCAATCCACACTCAACGGCATTTCGACGACATTCACCATAACGGGTGTGATCACCTTCGTGACCTTCTTCTGGAAGATTATTTCGTGGCTGGGGTCCCTGCGCAATGCCGTGCAGACGGTGGTGGAGACGGACGACGATGACGCCAATGCCGTCAAATCCAAAGGTCTGGACGCTCTGGCCGTGCTGCTGGTGGCGATATTGTTCGTGCTGACCGGTGTCGCCACAGGTATTTCGGGTGGTGCGATGCGGATGATTCTCAATCTCCTGGGCATATCCAGCGGTTTCTGGGGATTTTCGGCCCTTGTCGACCTGGCAGGATTCGCCGTGACCTTCGTGCTGAACGTCTTCCTGTTTCTGGTGCTGCTGAGAATGGTGTCTCAGATAGACGCCAGGAAACCCGTGATAATCACCTCTTTGGTCGGTGCCGTGGCTCTGTCGTTCATTCAGATGCTCGGAGCGCGGCTGATAACGGGAGCGTCCTCCAACCCTTTGCTGGCGCCCTTCGCAGCCATCATCGGCGTGCTGCTCTGGTTCAACCTGATAGCGCAGGTACTGATGTATGCGGCCGCGCTGCTCGGTGAACTGCTGCCCGCCGGAAATTCCGCCGATAACGGAAAGTCCGACGCGAAACACGACGGGTCTGCCGCGAAGACCTCGGCGCGGCATGACGGCGCGGCTCATGGCCCTTCGCCGGAATCCTTGGCCATAGCGTCGGGTAAGACAGGCGATTAG
- a CDS encoding DUF488 domain-containing protein, which yields MKRAYEQAQESDGYRVLVDRLWPRGVSKERAALDEWMKTIAPTPELRKWWGHDAERMSEFAHRYCAELDGNPAVDELSGIIARHPTVTLVYAAKDPKVNHAEILREYMAEHMHEDVNGQAVK from the coding sequence ATCAAACGTGCCTATGAGCAGGCGCAGGAATCCGATGGGTACAGGGTTCTGGTGGACAGGCTCTGGCCGCGCGGGGTATCCAAGGAACGCGCGGCCCTTGACGAGTGGATGAAAACCATCGCCCCGACCCCTGAACTGCGCAAGTGGTGGGGGCACGATGCCGAGCGCATGAGTGAATTCGCTCATCGGTACTGCGCCGAATTGGACGGCAACCCCGCGGTCGATGAGCTGTCCGGCATCATTGCGCGGCATCCCACAGTGACCTTGGTGTACGCCGCCAAAGACCCGAAGGTCAATCATGCCGAGATATTGCGTGAGTACATGGCTGAGCATATGCATGAGGACGTGAACGGGCAGGCCGTGAAATAA
- a CDS encoding MFS transporter → MSLFSSLGKHARKSRNHSIGMQGFLVLWSTQSLSQLGSQMTSFALLIWVYQQSNSALASALLAACTYAPYICSGVLMSAVVDRCNVKVVMVLCDGASALCTVAIVVLYAKGSLELPYLYALSAVSGFMGSLQQPASEVAISAVTTTANRQRAGGLRSLSYAVNTMLVPLLATALLSAWGFPTVVVVDLTSFVLASVCLMTVVRIPVLNMGGTAEDRESYGQALLGAWTWLRGHHDILKALLFMAVVNLFASMDDAALTPMVLSRTGSQHSLGIVNATAGLAMLVGAIIVTLSPRPADRMHTMILSMLCSFGTGNMLLALPLGLPWWCVGIACCWVAVPIEMTNQDAMMRDAVPLGMQGRVYAFRNALQYATIPCGSALAGWLIDRVFTPMMGHAPRPGWAVLFTGGAGGAEGAVNLDGGQARGAGAGMMLMVDGLLGVLLCLCALYDHRRAAGTAAM, encoded by the coding sequence ATGTCACTATTCTCTTCCTTGGGCAAACACGCCCGAAAATCCAGGAATCATTCCATCGGAATGCAGGGATTCCTGGTGCTGTGGTCAACACAGTCCTTGTCCCAGCTGGGCAGCCAGATGACCTCCTTCGCATTGCTCATCTGGGTCTATCAACAATCCAATTCCGCACTTGCCAGCGCATTGCTGGCGGCATGCACCTATGCGCCCTACATCTGTTCCGGTGTGTTGATGAGCGCAGTGGTGGACCGTTGCAACGTCAAGGTCGTCATGGTGCTGTGCGACGGCGCCTCTGCGCTGTGCACCGTTGCCATCGTCGTACTGTATGCCAAAGGGAGTCTTGAGCTTCCCTACCTGTATGCGTTGAGCGCCGTCTCGGGATTCATGGGGAGCCTGCAGCAGCCCGCGAGCGAGGTCGCCATCAGTGCGGTGACCACAACAGCCAATCGGCAACGTGCAGGAGGATTGCGTTCCCTGTCGTACGCGGTTAATACCATGCTGGTTCCGCTGTTGGCCACGGCACTGCTGTCCGCATGGGGTTTTCCAACCGTGGTTGTCGTCGATTTGACCAGTTTCGTCCTGGCCAGCGTATGCCTCATGACGGTCGTACGCATACCGGTCTTGAACATGGGCGGTACAGCAGAGGACCGCGAATCGTACGGTCAGGCTCTGCTGGGCGCGTGGACATGGCTTCGCGGTCACCACGATATCTTGAAGGCCTTGCTGTTCATGGCGGTCGTCAATCTCTTCGCGTCGATGGATGATGCGGCATTGACGCCGATGGTGCTTTCCCGCACAGGGAGCCAGCATTCCCTGGGCATCGTGAACGCCACGGCGGGTCTGGCGATGCTGGTTGGTGCAATCATCGTGACGTTGTCGCCGCGACCTGCCGACAGGATGCATACGATGATACTGAGTATGTTGTGTTCCTTCGGCACCGGCAATATGCTGCTGGCGCTGCCCCTGGGCCTGCCCTGGTGGTGCGTCGGCATAGCCTGCTGCTGGGTGGCCGTTCCCATCGAAATGACCAATCAGGACGCCATGATGAGGGATGCCGTTCCTTTGGGGATGCAAGGCCGTGTATATGCTTTTCGCAACGCTCTGCAGTATGCGACGATTCCTTGCGGCAGTGCGCTCGCGGGCTGGTTAATCGATCGGGTGTTCACGCCGATGATGGGTCATGCACCTCGACCCGGATGGGCAGTGCTGTTCACTGGCGGTGCAGGGGGCGCCGAGGGTGCCGTCAATCTTGACGGCGGGCAGGCGAGGGGAGCGGGCGCGGGCATGATGCTGATGGTCGACGGGCTGCTCGGAGTGCTGCTATGCCTGTGTGCCTTGTACGATCATCGTCGAGCAGCGGGCACGGCTGCCATGTAA
- a CDS encoding ArsR/SmtB family transcription factor, with protein sequence MCGLDTGSDISQVASILADPTRSRVCVALMDGCAWTAGELAKHTETSPQAMSSCLQHLEGAGVISRIRQGRHQYVRLADERMAGIIEFLGNAVSPAPSSPVGYRQVRADQRLRYARSCYNHMAGRLGVEIAQSMLDMHLVDLEDNSMRLTSRGSQWFEDTGITLTDAGRSPRIVACLDWTERRFHIGGKAGSALLTYCLERHLITKASPKRALRITHDGEQWFASRLRITIEDPTRA encoded by the coding sequence ATGTGCGGATTGGATACAGGCAGCGACATCAGCCAGGTGGCTTCGATACTGGCGGACCCTACGCGCTCACGGGTGTGCGTAGCCCTGATGGATGGCTGCGCATGGACCGCCGGAGAACTCGCCAAGCATACGGAGACGAGCCCTCAGGCAATGAGCTCGTGCCTGCAGCATCTGGAGGGTGCGGGTGTGATATCACGGATACGGCAAGGCAGACACCAGTATGTTCGACTGGCCGATGAACGCATGGCCGGAATCATCGAATTTCTGGGCAATGCGGTCTCACCCGCTCCCTCATCCCCCGTGGGATACCGGCAGGTCCGGGCCGATCAGCGCCTGCGGTATGCGCGCAGCTGCTACAACCACATGGCCGGCAGACTCGGTGTGGAAATCGCGCAGTCCATGCTCGACATGCATCTGGTGGACCTCGAAGACAACTCGATGCGGCTGACTTCCCGAGGCTCGCAGTGGTTCGAGGACACGGGCATCACCTTGACCGACGCCGGACGTTCACCGCGCATCGTCGCCTGCCTGGACTGGACGGAGCGACGCTTCCACATCGGAGGCAAGGCCGGAAGCGCGCTTCTGACATATTGCCTTGAACGGCATCTCATCACCAAGGCATCGCCTAAGCGTGCCTTGAGAATCACACACGACGGCGAACAATGGTTCGCCAGCCGGCTCCGCATCACCATCGAAGACCCCACTCGCGCCTAA